From Syngnathus typhle isolate RoL2023-S1 ecotype Sweden linkage group LG5, RoL_Styp_1.0, whole genome shotgun sequence:
gcgggagcgcaggcttctgtacctcttcccagagggcagaagctcgaacaaagagtaagcggggtgactcacatcacaatcgtggtcgccttgcgggtgagatgggaggtgtaaatgtccttcaaggaggggagcgaagcaccaataatcttacctgCCGTGtttactatgcgctgcagggccttcaagttgtagtcagtgcagccgccaccccaaacagcaatacagctggagaggacgctctcaatggtgccgcggtaaaatgtagtcatgacggccggcggagcgctcgctcgcctgagtttccgcaggaagtacaggcggcgctgggctttctttgccagtgatgcggtgttggtggaccaggagagatcctcactgatgtgcacccccaggaacttggcgctgctcactctctccaccacagcaccgtcgatggtcagcggcaggtgttggttgtgacccttccggaagtccacaacaatctccttggtcttgtcaacgttcagcaggaggttgttgtccctgcaccacgtggtcagaaggtcaacctccagcctgtattgagtctcgtctcccttggtgatgagacccaccagagtcgtgtcgtcagcaaacttcactatacggttgtcgctgtaggtagcagtgcagtcatgcgtcaggagggtgaagagcagcggactgagcacgcagccttggggggcccccgtgctcagcgtgatgctggcggagattttgtcgccaacacgtactacctgtggcctctgacagaggaagtccagtagccagttgcagaggtaggtactgaggcccagcgtgtcaagtttgctgatgaggcgttgtggcacaatggtattgaaggcagaactgaagtccacaaacagcaatctcacatacgagtcccttctctccaggtgggtgagggccgagtggagggcagagcagatggcatcctcagaggaccgtttggctcggtacgcaaactggaagggatcaatggtggggggagaacggatcggatgtgctccatgacaagccgctcaaagcacttcatgatgatgggcgtaagtgccacggggcggtagtcattgaagcaggacggagcgggtttcttcggcacaggtacgatggtggcagctttgaaacacgacgggacgatggcctgctgcagggaagtgttaaagatgtctgtgaagacatccgtcagctcaccagcgcagtccttcagcgctcgacccgggatgttgtcagggcccgccgccttacggatgttgatagcgccCTCctctatcaacatccgtaaggcggcgggccctgacaacatcccgggttagTTTAAGTTCacgttgtaaacaaaacaagttgAAGTTGACATCTGCTGCGTGTTGGTTGAGATGTCCGTCGATGAACAAACAAAGATGTGGGGTTACAGTTGGTTcgttattggcaagatcttgggttgtttaatggcggtcagtacacgtGGTACTACAGCTGATGAAACAACAACGCCCACTCTCCAGGTAACAAAGTTTTGTACTGTCcagaaaaggcgggaaagcaaaaGTCGACCATGTGTGGCCCACAATGTGAAATGAGTTTGGCACCTCTGATctaacaaaacacaaaatactaTTGCAAAAATACGGGATaacctatattcaattactTCAACTAATGGCTCGCTCGCCGCTACCCTAGAGACACTTTTATTAGCCAACCATCATTGAACAAGTGTTGTGATTGCAGTGTGAAAATGTCTGCAAGGACCACAGGAAAGTACGTGAAGAAAAAGGACCGTAGTTGTCGACGACTGGAAAatctttggctgcagccttatgttgtgttgcgCAGAGCAGGTTAGTACACGTCTAGTTTCTGTTATGAATCCTCTTCCAGCATTTATTTTGAGTAGAATTCGATCAAAATCATGCGTGACGGGCAGAGTGAAAATGTCCTAGGATAGGTTTGACCAGATTAtcttcaactgtaactttcTTATGcgtttgtcttgttttgcagacatcagtgaagctaTTTGTACGAAGCGGCAGGAGCCAGAGCGCACtcgcattaaagaggaagatgtgggcaaagaggtccatcacttcaatgaacaaatggagcagaagtttctttgcataataaaagaggaggaagagccggagcggccttgtagtaaagaggagggagaggagTCCTGCGAcattaaagaggaggaggaggaggataccTGCAAGATACCATTGACTGGTGTTCCTGTGAAGAGTTTTGATGAGGGTCAACAggaggtgagcaaaggggcggagcctccaagctgcagctcaagtcaaacaatgaccagagaaggtgatggagatCACTGTGGAGGATCACGAGCAGCTCCACCATTAGATAGATTAGATGTGTCAGATAGTCATGACGTGTTGTCACATattcctgctgctgctgagtctcaaaacaaacacaggcaatgTTCTCAGTGTGGGAAATGTTATGCTAATAACAGTGTTTTGAACCGACACATGAAAAtgcacactggcgagaaacctttttcctgctcagtttgtggccaaagattctcttacAAGAACGTTTTAAAAAgccacacaagaatccacactggcaagaaacctttttcctgctcagtttgtggcaaaaaattTTCAATGAAGGGAGCTCTGAATTTGCATTCAAAAATCCACACTGACGAGAAacatttttcatgctcagtttgtggccataAATTCTGGCAAAAGGAACACTTAAAAAGTCACatgagaatccacactggtgagaaacctttttcatgctcagtttgtggccaaaaattatCTCAGAAGGGAAActtaaaaagtcacacaagaatccacactggtgagaaacctttttcatgctcagtttgtggccaaaaattctctcagaagggaaacttaaaaagacacacaagaatccacactggcgagaaacctttttcctgctcagtttgtggccaaaaattctctaacAAGATAAGCTTAATCAAGCACACAGTAGCCCACACctaatgttagaataattaggaACCGTTGGTCTCATacttgtggccaaaaattcactCAGAAGCGAAGTGTAACATttcatacaagaacccacactggtgagaaacctttttcatgctcagtttgtggccaaaaattctctcagaagGCAAACTTGAAAagtcacacaagaatccacactggcgagaaacctttttcatactcagtttgtggccaaaaattcagtTACAGGAAAAGCGTAGAAAGGCACACAAGAAACGACagtggtgagaaacctttttcatgctcagtttgtggctaAAGATTTTCAGTGAAGGGAGCTCTAACacttcatacaagaatccaccctggcgagaaacctttttcctgctcagtttgtggccaaaaattcagaCAGAGGGTAGGTAAGCTGAatcaattaatttattaattttggtTTTGGTTGTGGTTTTTAACAGTAAATACAATTAATTCATATTTGAGGCAAGTTGCTTAGTTTTTATCAGTGTAAACATTGGGTTTAGTTTTGTTCAGCATTTCATGATCACTTTTATGATTTTGCCCCGTATTTGTCAAGACTTATTAGGAAGAACAATAAGAAGCaagcaagacatttttttttcttcatgtggtTGTGTGGCGATTCAGCCCTGCCCTCTGCACCGGAAAAAGCTAACCAATCAAAAAGCGGCCTGACACGGCATGTTCAGGCTGCACAATGATTTAAATTCTCCTCCAAATGTGAGGCCAATTCCCATCATTTTGCAGTAAAAATAGATGAAGCAATTTGTGTAGAAATGCTGAATGACAAAATACAAAAGCATGTGGAATGCCATGGAATCATTAGATAAAATCAGTGAATTATACGGAATGACAATTCCGCAATTTGTGTCGAAATTCTGAATGACAAAATATGAATGTGGAATCATGTGAAGTATTGAATCATATGGAATTATGTGGTATGATATTAAACGATGACGAATGACGACACGCATTATGTGTATTCTTAAGGCTTAAGAAATGGAGATCCAGGAGATGAGTAATTCCCAACATCTTTTGACACAGGTAAGGTAAGTATCAAACAGCAgcatgtcaaagtctgctttattgtcaatcccttcatatgtcaccgaaattccgtttcctctatcccacggtgacgagacacagcacacgatagacacacaagtagacgacacaaaataaaaacaagaaggcacaaacaataaataatgagtgatgaataaataataaacaaataacccaataaataagaggagcaaaactgagccagtgtgcatacagcagacagtaagatagcgcaaagtacaggacgctacgcagaaagggggagagagttcaggatcctaacagcctggagtatgaagctgttggtgagtctggtggtgcgggagcgcaggctcctgtacctctttccagagggcagaagctcaaacaaagagtgagcggggtgactcacatcacaatcgtggtcgccttgcgggtgagatgggagatgtaaatgtctttcaaggaggggagtgaagcaccaataatcttaccagccgtgttcactatacgctgcagggccttcaagttgtagtcagtgcagctgccaccccaaacagcagaggacgctctcaattgtgccacggtaaaatgtagtcatgacgcccggaggagcgctcgctcgcctgagtttccgcaggaagtacagccggcgctgggccttcttggccagtgatgcggtgttggtggaccaggagagatcctcactgatgtgcacccccaggaacctggcctTCAgcaggcaagtgctgttctgagcgtcgaagcgagcaaagaagcggttaaggtcattgagcagacggacgtcgccctcacagctctgcggcgcgggcttgtagtccgtgattgtctgaatgccctgccaaaggctccgtgcgtccctgctgtccttgaagtgggcggtaattttgcaagagaacgccctcttcgcttctttgactgccctcgcagtcctcaagccagcctcatccccccgctctaaaggctttgtccctggccctcagcagcctgaagacagcccctgtcagccatggcttccggttagcccgagtgacgatggattttgagtgagtcacatcatcaatgcacttcttgatgtaggaggaaacagagtcagtatactcatATTAGTCAGTATAGTCATATTATTAGTTCATTTGATACGATGACATTAACCTCAAAATTATCAAACATCACATATACAAATACCAAACCTAATTTTGACCATGAAGGCTTTGGCCATCAGTGTGCGTATGAAATCTCACAAGGTTAACTTTCTGTGAAGCACGTGGATGGAAAGCTTCAAGGCTTCATCTACGATGTGTCctttctgcatccattgcagccttgacatcctggaagagggatcctgccatctgtggtctcttctcaaggtttctcatttcccctaaaaTTAGTTTTgagttttccttgccctcctgggaatTTAAGATCAGGGGGTGTTGgagaatatttttaaattttcgcAATTGTCCTGTGTGTtgttaaatgttgaacagaggctgacatgtaccgaagtcaaattccttattTGGCATTCTCAAACATGACTAATAAAAAAGTCTTGAATCTGGCATCAATGACGCACAAGCGGCTGAAAGAGTTCGGGTAAGTTAACGCTAGTGTTAAACAACACACATACGACAAACGCACAAATTGCTATTGCTATtgtatttgtattgtattgtaatgtATATGCTATTAAAAGCTATTCGcgttgtggatgtgtgtgtgtgcgtgtgtgtgtgtgtgtgtgtgtgtgtgtaaaacgtcgactttttttttttgcacgccatttttgtttgttagttTGCTGGGCAACAACAACATTAAACGTCCCACGGTCCTTCGCTAGAGGGCGACAGGGACCTcattcaaatgacatcatcattacgtGACAGGAAGTAAAGCGACGACAACAAAACCGCGCTTGGTATAAAAACTCAAATGGAAGCGTGTCGCCTTCCATTCGGCTGCATCAGATAAACACGCAACTTATGTGGTGAATCAGTAGGATCAGTTACACGACGACCGCAACGACGAAAGAGGTAAGTTACGACAATGGACCTAAGTTATCATGTTTCCAGCGTTATTTGTTGTACTGCTTGGTTGGAGTACAGAAGTGCGGCCGTCTTTCATTATCATGATACTTAAGAACAGTGCTAACTTTATTATATCTAACTTGATTATCCTCGACGAATGTTCGATCTCAAATGAGCCATAGTCACGCACTGGTTCTTGCCTGTACCAAGAGTAATACTGTACTGTGAAAAAACTCAAAGTCGAGGATTAGCAGTGATGGTTGCAGGCAGGCATGTTCCCGATTTTAAATCTCAATGCCACCAGATGGTAACGCGTAAGCACGTTTGCTAAAACAGGTCCGATGTGTCGTTTTGTATATTGAGTTAGTTTAAGTTCacgttgtaaacaaaacaagttgAAGTTGACAtctgttgcgtgttgtttgaGATGTCCGTCGATGAACAAACAAAGATGCAGAGTTACAGTTGGTTcgttattggcaagatcttgggttgtttaatggcggtcagtacacgtGGTACTACAGCTGATGAAACAACAACGCCCACTCTCCAGGTAACAAAGTTTTGTACTGTCCAGAAAAGGCAGGAAAGCAAAAGTTGACCGAGGCCATGTGTGGCCCACAATGTGAAATGTGTTTGGCACCTCTGATctaacaaaacacaaaatactaTTGCAAAAATACGGGATAATCTATATTCAATTACTTCAACAAATGGCTCGCTCGCTGCTGCCCTAGAGACACTTTTATTAGCCAACCATCATTGAACAAGTGTTGTGATTGCAGTGTGAAAATGTCTGCAAGGACCACAGCAAAGTACATGAAGGAAAAGGACCGTAGTTGTCGACGACTGCAacatctttggctgcagccttatgttgtgttgcgCAGAGAAGGTTAGTACACGTCTAGTTTCTGTTATGAATCCTCTTCCAGTATTTATTTTGAGTAGAATTTGATCAAAATCATGTGTGATAGGCATATTGAAAAAGTCCTTGTATccagtatttatttttagtagAACTCGATTAAAATCATGTGTGATAGGCAGATTGAAAAAGTCCTTGTATAGATTTCAGCAGAGttttcagctcagtggcctagtggtagagtgttcgccctgagactggaaggttgtgggttcaaaccccgggtcataccaaagactataaataaaaatgggacccattgcctccctgcttggcactcaggattaaggggttggaattggggcgtTAGATCACAAAATGATTCCCGAacgcatcaccaccaccactgctgctcactctccCCCAGGGAATGGCTCAAGATCACACGGTTATAGggtaatttcaccacacccagatgtgtgtgtgtgacaaaacattcagactttaacttgattttaaccagtttctcttcaactgtaactttcatatgtgtttgtcttgttttgcagacatcagtgaagctaTTCGTCCGGAGCGCACTtgcattaaagaggaagatgtaggcaaagaggtccatCACTTTAATAAACAAATGGAGCCGAAGTTTCTTTGCATcataaaagaggaggaagagcctgAGCGGCCTTGTAGTAAAGGGGAGGGAGAGGAGTCCTGCAAcattaaagaggaggaggataccTGCAAGATACCATTGACTGGTGTTCCTGTGAAGAGTTTTGATGAGGGTCAACAggaggtgagcaaaggggcggagcctccaagctgcagctcaagtcaa
This genomic window contains:
- the LOC133154014 gene encoding zinc finger protein 585A-like — its product is MVLKAELKSTNSNLTYESLLSRWVRAEWRAEQMASSEDRLARVKMSARTTGKYVKKKDRSCRRLENLWLQPYVVLRRADISEAICTKRQEPERTRIKEEDVGKEVHHFNEQMEQKFLCIIKEEEEPERPCSKEEGEESCDIKEEEEEDTCKIPLTGVPVKSFDEGQQEVSKGAEPPSCSSSQTMTREGDGDHCGGSRAAPPLDRLDVSDSHDVLSHIPAAAESQNKHRQCSQCGKCYANNSVLNRHMKMHTGEKPFSCSVCGQRFSYKNVLKSHTRIHTGKKPFSCSVCGKKFSMKGALNLHSKIHTDEKHFSCSVCGHKFWQKEHLKSHMRIHTGEKPFSCSVCGQKLSQKGNLKSHTRIHTGEKPFSCSVCGQKFSQKGNLKRHTRIHTGEKPFSCSVCGQKFSNKISLIKHTVAHKMEIQEMSNSQHLLTQVSVKMSARTTAKYMKEKDRSCRRLQHLWLQPYVVLRREDISEAIRPERTCIKEEDVGKEVHHFNKQMEPKFLCIIKEEEEPERPCSKGEGEESCNIKEEEDTCKIPLTGVPVKSFDEGQQEVSKGAEPPSCSSSQPMTREGDGDHCGGSQAAPPSDSDDAASHAADDESQNKHRQCSQCGKCFANNSVLKQHMKMHTREKNFSCSVCGRKFSWRQNLSRHTRIHTGEKPFSCSVCGQKFSEKGTLKRHTRIHTGEKPFSCSVCRQKFSHKGNLKSHTRIHTGEKPFSCSVCGQKFSQKETLERHTRTHTGEKPFSCSVCGQKFSQNGSLTFHTRTHTGENPFSCSVCGQKFRKSANLKMHTRIHTGEKPFSCSVCGQKFRKRTHLKRHTRIHTGEKPFSCSVCGQKFSQKANLNSHTRIHTGKKPFSCSVCGQKFSHKISLIKHTVAHT